The Streptomyces sp. NBC_00162 genome window below encodes:
- a CDS encoding DsbA family protein, with protein sequence MSSSKTSRKTKTSKKPLYIAAGVAIAAITLGLVSWQASTAPAEKPSGGSGASAAPRIDPVAELKALARRESGDKLAVGRADAPVVLIEYSDFKCGYCGKFARDTEPELVRKYVEDGTLRIEWRNFPIFGADSEAAAKAAWAAGQQDRFAAFHAAAYADGSKEKGFGEARLVELAGQAGVQDLERFKKDMAGEQAAAALKKDQDEGYRIGVTSTPSFLVNGQPIAGAQPLDAFTTAIARAKAAARP encoded by the coding sequence ATGTCCTCTTCCAAGACCAGCCGCAAGACCAAGACCTCCAAGAAGCCCCTGTACATCGCCGCCGGGGTCGCCATCGCCGCGATCACCCTCGGCCTCGTCTCCTGGCAGGCCTCCACCGCCCCCGCCGAGAAGCCCTCCGGCGGTTCCGGCGCCTCCGCCGCGCCCCGCATTGACCCCGTCGCCGAACTGAAGGCGCTGGCCCGCCGCGAGTCCGGCGACAAGCTCGCCGTCGGCCGGGCCGACGCGCCCGTCGTACTGATCGAGTACTCCGACTTCAAGTGCGGCTACTGCGGCAAGTTCGCCCGGGACACCGAGCCCGAGCTGGTCAGGAAGTACGTGGAGGACGGCACCCTGCGCATCGAGTGGCGCAACTTCCCGATCTTCGGCGCCGACTCCGAGGCCGCCGCCAAGGCCGCCTGGGCCGCCGGGCAACAGGACCGTTTCGCCGCCTTCCACGCGGCCGCGTACGCCGACGGGTCCAAGGAGAAGGGCTTCGGCGAGGCCCGCCTCGTGGAGCTGGCCGGGCAGGCGGGCGTCCAAGACCTGGAGCGCTTCAAGAAGGACATGGCCGGGGAACAGGCCGCGGCGGCTCTGAAGAAGGACCAGGACGAGGGCTACCGCATCGGCGTGACCTCCACCCCGTCGTTCCTGGTCAACGGGCAGCCCATTGCGGGCGCCCAGCCCCTCGACGCCTTCACCACGGCCATCGCCCGCGCCAAGGCGGCGGCCCGCCCGTGA
- the hrpA gene encoding ATP-dependent RNA helicase HrpA: protein MSTSFAALQTLLGEISLRDAHRLGRRLEGARRIRKPEAKQAVLDEIAAEAAKAAERLAGRASRMPEVTYPENLPVSQKKDEIAEAIRDHQVVIVAGETGSGKTTQIPKICMELGRGVRGMIGHTQPRRIAARTVAERIAEELKSEIGQTVGWKVRFTDQVDQDATFVKLMTDGILLAEIQTDRELRAYDTIIIDEAHERSLNIDFLLGYLATLLPKRPDLKVIITSATIDPERFSRHFGEAPIVEVSGRTYPVEVRYRPLLEEDSEDSDRDQITAICEAVDELQSEGAGDVLVFLSGEREIRDTADALNKRNLRFTEVLPLYARLSHAEQHRVFQQHTGRRIVLATNVAETSLTVPGIKYVIDPGTARISRYSHRTKVQRLPIERISQASANQRKGRCGRTSDGICIRLYSEDDFNGRPEFTDAEILRTNLASVILQMTAAGLGEIEKFPFIDPPDHRNIRDGVQLLQELGALDPAEKDPSRRLTQMGRQLSQLPVDPRLARMVVEADKNNCVREVMVIAAALSIQDPRERPSDKQTQADQNHARFKDETSDFLSFLNMWRYVREQQKERGSSSFRRMCKQEYLNFLRIREWQDIYSQLRTVAKTMGIHVNEADAPEQNIHVSLLAGLLSHIGLKDTDKNEYLGARSAKFAIFPGSALFKKQPKFLMSAELVETSRLWARVNAKVEPEWVEPLAQHLIKRTYSEPHWEKDQAAVMAYEKVTLYGVPIVAQRKINYGRIDAEVSRELFIRNALVEGDWRTHHKFYADNRKLLTEVEELENRARRRDIVVDDETLFDFYDQKIPEHVVSGAHFDSWWKHKKRDEPELLDFEREMLLTEKAAGVTKADYPDSWPQGPLKFRVTYQFEPGADADGVTVHIPLQVLNQVTDEGFDWQIPGLREEVVTELIRSLPKPIRRHYVPAPNFAGRFLDTAVPLQEPLPVTLARELQRMVGVPVSAEDFDLSRIPDHLKITFRIVDERRKNLAEDKDLEALRLRLKPKARQALSKAAAATAERAGGESVERTGLTDWTIGTLTKVFETRRAGQPVKAYPALVDEGASVSVRLFDTEAEQQQAMWLGTRRLILLNIPVNPAKFASDHLTNQQKLALSRNPHGSIQALFDDCATAATDKLISDHGGPAWDETGFRKLYEAVRADLVDTTVRTVGQVQQVLAAWQACERRLKATSSLALVANLQDVKTQLAALMPAGFVTLTGLRRLPDLMRYLVAVDRRLQQMPTGVQRDTTRMEKVHEMRDEYLWLLEQLPKGRPVPEAVTEIRWMIEELRVSYFAHALGTAYPISDKRIVKAVDAAAP from the coding sequence ATGTCTACTTCCTTCGCCGCCCTGCAGACGCTTCTCGGTGAGATCTCCCTCCGCGACGCGCACCGCCTAGGCCGCCGCCTTGAGGGCGCCCGCCGTATCCGCAAGCCCGAGGCCAAGCAGGCCGTGCTCGACGAGATCGCCGCGGAGGCCGCGAAGGCCGCCGAGCGACTGGCCGGCCGTGCCTCGCGGATGCCCGAGGTCACGTATCCCGAGAACCTGCCCGTCAGCCAGAAAAAGGACGAGATCGCCGAGGCGATACGCGACCACCAGGTCGTGATCGTCGCGGGCGAGACCGGCTCCGGCAAGACCACGCAGATCCCCAAGATCTGCATGGAGCTGGGCCGCGGCGTCCGGGGCATGATCGGGCACACCCAGCCCCGCCGGATCGCCGCCCGCACGGTCGCGGAGCGCATCGCCGAGGAGCTCAAGTCCGAGATCGGCCAGACGGTCGGCTGGAAGGTCCGCTTCACCGACCAGGTGGACCAGGACGCGACCTTCGTGAAGCTGATGACGGACGGCATCCTGCTCGCCGAGATCCAGACGGACCGCGAGCTGCGCGCGTACGACACGATCATCATCGACGAGGCCCACGAGCGGTCGCTGAACATCGACTTCCTGCTCGGCTACCTGGCCACGCTGCTGCCGAAGCGCCCCGACCTCAAGGTGATCATCACCTCGGCGACCATCGACCCGGAACGGTTCTCGCGGCACTTCGGGGAAGCCCCCATCGTCGAGGTCAGCGGGCGGACGTATCCGGTCGAGGTCCGCTACCGGCCGCTGCTGGAAGAGGATTCCGAGGACAGCGACCGGGACCAGATCACCGCGATCTGCGAGGCCGTGGACGAGCTCCAGTCCGAGGGCGCGGGCGACGTCCTGGTCTTCCTCTCCGGAGAGCGCGAGATCCGCGACACGGCGGACGCCCTGAACAAGCGGAACCTACGCTTCACTGAGGTCCTTCCTCTTTACGCCCGCCTCTCGCACGCCGAGCAGCACCGGGTCTTCCAGCAGCACACGGGACGCCGGATCGTGCTCGCGACGAACGTCGCCGAGACCTCCCTCACCGTGCCGGGCATCAAGTACGTGATCGACCCGGGCACCGCCCGGATCTCCCGCTACAGCCACCGCACCAAGGTCCAGCGCCTGCCCATCGAGCGGATCTCGCAGGCCAGCGCCAACCAGCGCAAGGGCCGCTGCGGCCGTACCAGCGACGGCATCTGCATCCGGCTCTACTCCGAGGACGACTTCAACGGGCGTCCCGAGTTCACGGACGCCGAGATCCTGCGCACGAACCTGGCCTCCGTCATCCTCCAGATGACCGCGGCCGGCCTGGGCGAGATCGAGAAGTTCCCCTTCATCGACCCGCCGGACCACCGCAACATCCGCGACGGCGTGCAGCTGCTCCAGGAGCTCGGGGCGCTCGACCCGGCGGAGAAGGACCCGTCGAGGCGGCTCACGCAGATGGGCCGCCAGCTCTCCCAGCTCCCCGTGGACCCGCGCCTGGCCCGCATGGTCGTGGAGGCGGACAAGAACAACTGCGTCCGCGAGGTCATGGTCATCGCGGCGGCCCTGTCCATCCAGGACCCGCGCGAGCGGCCCTCGGACAAGCAGACCCAGGCCGACCAGAACCACGCCCGCTTCAAGGACGAGACCAGCGACTTCCTCTCGTTCCTGAACATGTGGCGCTACGTGCGCGAGCAGCAGAAGGAACGCGGCTCGTCCTCCTTCCGCCGGATGTGCAAGCAGGAGTACCTGAACTTCCTGCGGATCCGGGAGTGGCAGGACATCTACTCGCAGCTGCGCACGGTCGCCAAGACCATGGGCATCCACGTCAACGAGGCCGATGCCCCCGAGCAGAACATCCACGTCTCGCTGCTGGCCGGTCTGCTCTCGCACATCGGCCTGAAGGACACCGACAAGAACGAGTACCTGGGGGCGCGGTCCGCCAAGTTCGCGATCTTCCCGGGCTCGGCGCTCTTCAAGAAGCAGCCGAAGTTCCTGATGTCGGCCGAGCTGGTGGAGACCTCGCGGCTGTGGGCCCGGGTGAACGCCAAGGTGGAGCCGGAGTGGGTGGAGCCGCTCGCCCAGCACCTGATCAAGCGCACCTACAGCGAGCCGCACTGGGAGAAGGACCAGGCCGCCGTGATGGCGTACGAGAAGGTCACGCTGTACGGCGTGCCGATCGTGGCCCAGCGGAAGATCAACTACGGCCGGATCGACGCCGAGGTCTCGCGCGAGCTGTTCATCCGCAACGCGCTGGTCGAGGGCGACTGGCGGACCCACCACAAGTTCTACGCCGACAACCGCAAGCTCCTCACCGAGGTGGAGGAGCTGGAGAACCGGGCGCGGCGCCGCGACATCGTGGTGGACGACGAGACCCTCTTCGACTTCTACGACCAGAAGATCCCCGAGCACGTGGTCTCCGGGGCGCACTTCGACTCCTGGTGGAAGCACAAGAAGCGGGACGAGCCCGAACTGCTCGACTTCGAGCGCGAGATGCTCCTGACGGAGAAGGCGGCCGGGGTCACCAAGGCCGACTATCCGGACTCCTGGCCCCAGGGGCCGCTGAAGTTCCGGGTGACCTACCAGTTCGAGCCGGGCGCGGACGCGGACGGCGTGACCGTCCACATCCCGCTCCAGGTGCTGAACCAGGTCACCGACGAGGGCTTCGACTGGCAGATCCCGGGTCTGCGGGAGGAAGTCGTCACCGAGCTGATCCGCTCGCTCCCGAAGCCGATCCGCCGCCACTACGTCCCGGCGCCGAACTTCGCCGGCCGCTTCCTGGACACGGCGGTGCCCTTGCAGGAGCCGCTGCCGGTCACGCTGGCGCGCGAGCTCCAGCGGATGGTCGGGGTCCCGGTCTCCGCCGAGGACTTCGACCTCAGCCGGATCCCGGACCACCTGAAGATCACCTTCCGGATCGTCGACGAGCGCCGCAAGAACCTCGCCGAGGACAAGGACCTGGAGGCGCTGAGGCTGCGTCTGAAGCCCAAGGCCCGCCAGGCCCTCTCCAAGGCCGCCGCGGCCACCGCCGAGCGGGCGGGCGGGGAATCGGTGGAGCGCACCGGGCTGACCGACTGGACCATCGGCACGCTGACCAAGGTCTTCGAGACCCGGCGGGCCGGCCAGCCGGTGAAGGCGTACCCGGCGCTCGTGGACGAGGGTGCGAGCGTCTCCGTACGGCTCTTCGACACCGAGGCCGAGCAGCAGCAGGCGATGTGGCTGGGCACCCGGCGGCTCATCCTGCTGAACATCCCGGTGAATCCGGCGAAGTTCGCCTCGGACCACCTGACCAACCAGCAGAAGCTGGCCCTGTCCAGGAACCCGCACGGCTCCATCCAGGCGCTGTTCGACGACTGCGCGACCGCGGCGACCGACAAGCTGATCTCCGACCACGGCGGCCCCGCGTGGGACGAGACGGGCTTCCGCAAGCTCTACGAGGCCGTGCGCGCCGACCTGGTGGACACGACCGTGCGGACGGTCGGGCAGGTGCAGCAGGTGCTGGCCGCCTGGCAGGCCTGCGAGCGGCGCCTGAAGGCCACCAGCAGCCTCGCCCTGGTCGCCAACCTCCAGGACGTGAAGACGCAGCTGGCGGCGCTCATGCCGGCCGGCTTCGTGACGCTCACCGGGCTGCGCAGGCTGCCGGACCTCATGCGCTACCTGGTGGCGGTGGACCGGCGGCTCCAGCAGATGCCCACGGGCGTCCAGCGCGACACCACGCGCATGGAGAAGGTCCACGAGATGCGGGACGAGTACCTGTGGCTGCTGGAGCAGTTGCCGAAGGGCCGGCCGGTCCCGGAGGCGGTCACCGAGATCCGCTGGATGATCGAGGAACTGCGGGTCAGCTACTTCGCGCACGCGCTCGGGACGGCCTACCCGATCTCCGACAAACGGATCGTGAAGGCGGTGGATGCGGCGGCTCCGTGA
- the bldC gene encoding developmental transcriptional regulator BldC, which translates to MTARTPDAEPLLTPAEVATMFRVDPKTVTRWAKAGKLTSIRTLGGHRRYREAEVRALLAGIPQQRSEA; encoded by the coding sequence ATGACCGCTCGCACCCCTGATGCCGAGCCGCTGCTGACCCCGGCTGAGGTTGCCACGATGTTCCGCGTGGACCCGAAGACGGTGACCCGCTGGGCCAAGGCTGGCAAGCTCACGTCCATCCGCACCCTGGGTGGACACCGCCGTTACCGCGAGGCCGAGGTTCGCGCACTGCTTGCGGGAATTCCGCAGCAGCGCAGCGAGGCCTGA
- a CDS encoding Glu/Leu/Phe/Val dehydrogenase gives MTEMTDGVLHTLFRTEQGGHEQVVLCQDRATGLKAVIAIHSTALGPALGGTRFHAYASDEEAVLDALNLSRGMSYKNALAGLDLGGGKAVIIGDPDILKSEELLLAYGRFVESLGGRYVTACDVGTYVADMDIVARETRWATGRSPENGGAGDSSVLTAFGVFQGMRASAQHLWGDPTLRGRKVAVAGVGKVGHYLVEHLLEDGAEVVITDVREESVRRILDKHPGKVTAVADTDALIRVPGLDIYAPCALGGALNDETVPVLTAKVVCGAANNQLAHPGIEKDVSDRGILYAPDYVVNAGGVIQVADELRGFDFDRCKAKAAQIFDTTLAIFARAKADGIPPAAAADRIAEQRMADARSARAV, from the coding sequence GTGACCGAAATGACCGACGGCGTCCTGCACACCCTGTTCCGTACGGAACAGGGCGGCCACGAGCAAGTCGTGCTGTGCCAGGACCGAGCCACAGGCCTGAAGGCCGTCATCGCGATCCACTCCACCGCCCTGGGCCCCGCCCTCGGCGGCACGCGCTTCCACGCGTACGCCTCGGACGAGGAGGCCGTCCTCGACGCGCTGAACCTCTCCCGCGGCATGTCGTACAAGAACGCCCTCGCCGGTCTCGACCTCGGCGGCGGCAAGGCCGTGATCATCGGGGACCCCGACATCCTCAAGTCGGAGGAACTGCTGCTGGCCTACGGCCGGTTCGTGGAGTCCCTCGGCGGCCGCTACGTGACCGCCTGCGACGTCGGCACGTACGTGGCGGACATGGACATCGTGGCCCGCGAGACCCGCTGGGCGACCGGCCGCTCCCCCGAGAACGGCGGCGCGGGCGACTCCTCGGTGCTCACCGCCTTCGGTGTCTTCCAGGGCATGCGCGCCAGCGCCCAGCACCTGTGGGGCGACCCGACCCTGCGCGGCCGCAAGGTCGCCGTGGCGGGCGTCGGCAAGGTCGGCCACTACCTGGTCGAGCACCTGCTGGAGGACGGCGCCGAGGTCGTGATCACGGACGTGCGGGAAGAGTCCGTGCGCCGGATCCTCGACAAGCACCCCGGCAAGGTCACGGCGGTCGCCGACACGGACGCGCTGATCCGCGTGCCCGGTCTGGACATCTACGCCCCGTGCGCGCTGGGCGGCGCCCTGAACGACGAGACGGTGCCGGTCCTGACGGCCAAGGTCGTCTGCGGAGCGGCGAACAACCAGCTCGCCCACCCGGGCATCGAGAAGGACGTCTCGGACCGCGGGATCCTCTACGCGCCCGACTACGTGGTCAACGCCGGTGGCGTGATCCAGGTCGCCGACGAGCTGCGCGGCTTCGACTTCGACCGCTGCAAGGCCAAGGCGGCGCAGATCTTCGACACCACGCTCGCCATATTCGCACGTGCGAAGGCGGACGGCATTCCGCCGGCCGCTGCGGCCGACCGGATCGCCGAGCAGCGGATGGCGGACGCCCGCTCCGCGCGCGCGGTCTAG
- a CDS encoding DUF3073 domain-containing protein — MGRGRAKAKQTKVARQLKYNSGGTDLSRLANELGASPTEPLPISEPVEVDDDLDDDDPYAKYADLYNSDDDDEDEESGPSAQRRGA; from the coding sequence ATGGGGCGCGGCCGGGCCAAGGCCAAGCAGACAAAGGTCGCCCGCCAGCTGAAGTACAACAGCGGCGGGACTGACCTCTCGCGTCTGGCCAATGAGCTGGGCGCATCGCCGACAGAGCCGCTGCCTATCAGCGAGCCGGTCGAAGTCGATGACGATCTGGACGACGACGACCCGTACGCCAAGTACGCGGATCTGTACAACAGCGATGACGACGACGAGGACGAGGAGTCCGGTCCGTCGGCACAGCGTCGCGGCGCTTGA
- the purM gene encoding phosphoribosylformylglycinamidine cyclo-ligase, with protein sequence MTEKTTGASYAAAGVDIEAGDRAVELMKEWVKKTQRPEVLGGLGGFAGLFDASALKRYERPLLASATDGVGTKVDIARQLGVYDTIGHDLVAMVMDDIVVCGAEPLFMTDYICVGKVHPERVAAIVKGIAEGCVLAGCALVGGETAEHPGLLGPDDFDVAGAGTGVVEYDRLLGADRIRTGDAVIAMASSGLHSNGYSLVRHVLFDRAGMSLDQEVAELGRTLGEELLEPTKIYSLDCLALTRTAEVHAYSHITGGGLAANLARVIPDHLHATVDRSTWTPGAIFDLVGKAGQVEQLELEKTLNMGVGMMAVVPGESVDVALTALADRGVDAWVAGEILDRGDHAEGATLTGSYAS encoded by the coding sequence ATGACAGAGAAGACCACCGGTGCCAGCTACGCAGCCGCAGGCGTGGACATCGAAGCGGGAGACCGCGCCGTCGAGCTGATGAAGGAGTGGGTGAAGAAGACGCAGCGCCCCGAGGTCCTCGGCGGCCTCGGCGGCTTCGCCGGCCTCTTCGACGCCTCCGCCCTCAAGCGCTACGAGCGCCCGCTGCTCGCCTCCGCCACCGACGGGGTCGGCACCAAGGTCGACATCGCCCGCCAGCTCGGCGTGTACGACACCATCGGCCACGACCTCGTCGCGATGGTCATGGACGACATCGTCGTCTGCGGCGCCGAGCCGCTCTTCATGACCGACTACATCTGCGTCGGCAAGGTCCACCCCGAGCGTGTCGCGGCCATCGTCAAGGGCATCGCCGAGGGCTGCGTCCTCGCCGGCTGCGCCCTGGTGGGCGGCGAGACCGCCGAACACCCGGGTCTGCTCGGCCCTGACGACTTCGACGTGGCGGGCGCCGGCACCGGTGTCGTCGAGTACGACCGGCTGCTCGGTGCGGATCGCATCCGTACGGGTGACGCCGTCATCGCGATGGCTTCGTCCGGCCTTCACTCGAACGGGTACTCGCTGGTCCGGCACGTCCTCTTCGACCGGGCCGGAATGTCCCTGGACCAGGAAGTCGCCGAGCTCGGCCGCACCCTGGGCGAGGAACTGCTGGAGCCCACGAAGATCTACTCGCTCGACTGCCTCGCCCTCACCCGTACGGCCGAGGTGCACGCCTACTCGCACATCACGGGCGGCGGCCTCGCGGCCAACCTGGCGCGGGTGATCCCGGACCACCTGCACGCCACGGTCGACCGTTCGACCTGGACCCCCGGCGCGATCTTCGACCTGGTCGGCAAGGCCGGTCAGGTCGAGCAGCTGGAACTGGAGAAGACGCTGAACATGGGCGTCGGCATGATGGCGGTCGTCCCGGGCGAGTCGGTGGACGTGGCCCTCACCGCGCTGGCCGACCGGGGCGTCGACGCCTGGGTCGCGGGCGAGATCCTGGACCGCGGCGACCACGCCGAGGGCGCCACCCTGACCGGTTCCTACGCGAGCTGA
- the purF gene encoding amidophosphoribosyltransferase, translated as MPRGDGRLNHDLLPGEKGPQDACGVFGVWAPGEEVAKLTYFGLYALQHRGQESAGIAVSNGSQILVFKDMGLVSQVFDETSLGSLQGHIAVGHARYSTTGASVWENAQPTFRATAHGSIALGHNGNLVNTAELAEMVADLPRQDGRATQVAATNDTDLVTALLAGQTDEDGKPLTIEESATKVLPKVKGAFSLVFMDEGTLYTARDPQGIRPLVLGRLERGWVVASETAALDICGASFVREVEPGELIAIDENGLRTSRFAEAKPKGCVFEYVYLARPDTDIAGRNVYLSRVEMGRRLAKEAPVDADLVIPTPESGTPAAVGYAEASGIPYGSGLVKNAYVGRTFIQPSQTIRQLGIRLKLNPLKEVIRGKRLVVVDDSIVRGNTQRALVKMLREAGAAEVHIRISSPPVKWPCFFGIDFATRAELIANGMTVDEIATSLGADSLSYISLDAMVEATTIQKPNLCRACFDGEYPMELPDPQLLGKQLLESELAGGTDAADALRRP; from the coding sequence GTGCCTCGTGGTGATGGACGACTCAACCACGACCTGCTCCCCGGAGAAAAGGGCCCCCAGGACGCTTGCGGCGTCTTCGGTGTCTGGGCTCCGGGTGAAGAGGTCGCCAAGCTCACCTACTTCGGACTGTATGCACTGCAGCACCGCGGACAAGAGTCCGCGGGAATCGCTGTGAGCAACGGTTCCCAGATCCTCGTCTTCAAGGACATGGGCCTCGTTTCCCAAGTCTTCGACGAAACCTCTCTCGGCTCGCTCCAGGGTCATATCGCGGTCGGTCACGCCCGCTACTCGACCACTGGAGCCTCCGTCTGGGAGAACGCCCAGCCCACCTTCCGTGCGACCGCCCACGGCTCCATTGCCCTGGGTCACAACGGCAACTTGGTGAACACCGCCGAGCTTGCCGAGATGGTCGCCGACCTCCCCCGTCAGGACGGCCGCGCCACCCAGGTGGCGGCCACCAACGACACGGACCTGGTCACCGCCCTCCTGGCGGGCCAGACCGACGAGGACGGCAAGCCCCTGACCATCGAGGAGTCGGCCACCAAGGTCCTCCCGAAGGTGAAGGGCGCCTTCTCGCTCGTCTTCATGGACGAGGGGACCCTCTACACCGCCCGTGACCCGCAGGGCATCCGCCCGCTGGTCCTCGGCCGCCTGGAGCGCGGCTGGGTGGTCGCGAGTGAGACCGCCGCCCTCGACATCTGCGGGGCCAGCTTCGTCCGCGAGGTCGAGCCGGGCGAGCTCATCGCGATCGACGAGAACGGCCTGCGGACCTCCCGATTCGCGGAAGCGAAGCCCAAGGGCTGTGTCTTCGAGTACGTCTACCTGGCGCGCCCGGACACCGACATCGCCGGCCGGAACGTCTACCTCTCGCGTGTCGAGATGGGCCGGCGCCTGGCCAAGGAAGCCCCGGTCGACGCCGATCTGGTGATACCGACGCCGGAGTCGGGCACGCCCGCCGCCGTCGGATACGCCGAGGCCAGCGGGATCCCGTACGGCTCCGGCCTGGTCAAGAACGCCTACGTCGGCCGGACCTTCATCCAGCCCTCGCAGACGATCCGCCAGCTCGGCATCCGCCTGAAGCTCAACCCCCTCAAGGAAGTCATCCGGGGCAAGCGCCTGGTGGTCGTCGACGACTCGATCGTCCGCGGCAACACCCAGCGCGCCCTGGTCAAGATGCTCCGCGAGGCCGGCGCGGCGGAGGTCCACATCCGGATCTCCTCGCCGCCGGTGAAGTGGCCGTGCTTCTTCGGCATCGACTTCGCCACCCGGGCCGAGCTGATCGCCAACGGCATGACGGTCGACGAGATCGCCACGTCGCTGGGCGCGGACTCGCTCTCGTACATCTCGCTCGACGCGATGGTCGAGGCGACCACCATCCAGAAGCCCAACCTCTGCCGTGCCTGCTTCGACGGCGAGTACCCCATGGAGCTGCCCGACCCGCAGCTCCTGGGCAAGCAGCTGCTGGAGTCCGAGCTGGCCGGCGGCACGGACGCCGCCGACGCGCTCCGCCGCCCGTAG
- a CDS encoding putative leader peptide: protein MQPLGDRTVTLVERRHVDLVRVASAICRCSA from the coding sequence ATGCAGCCTCTCGGTGACCGCACCGTCACCCTCGTCGAGCGCCGGCACGTGGACCTGGTCCGTGTCGCGAGCGCCATCTGTCGCTGTTCTGCGTAG
- a CDS encoding sulfatase-like hydrolase/transferase gives MTSYEPHLSRRAFGGAVGVSAAAAAVGVGAAAPAQAAEAAQEREFRAARGRQSRRPNILFILGDDLGWADLSSYGSTHIKTPNLDRLARQGVRFTDAYSGSATCSPTRFSLYTGRYPARTKGGLAEPIADKSAGLEPTHPTLASLLKESGYSTALIGKWHAGYLPDYSPTKSGWEEFFGNFGGALEYYSKLGLGGEYDLYEGDATYRDLRYYTRIITERASEYVSRDHHGKPWLLNLNFTTPHWPWIAEGDTEESAEIVRRIKAGDARALWHQDGGSVEKYRQMVEDLDRSVGEVLKALKRSGQEDNTLVVFSSDNGGERFSYNWPLSGNKASLQEGGIRVPNIVRWPARLDGGQVSRVPVFSPDWTATLLEVAGTRPHPAYPLDGVSLAGYLLRGEEVAGRDLFWRVRGERALRRGDWKYYRGKAGRDQLFNLAGDVREQADKAALEPARLAELRSAWESVNAELLPYPA, from the coding sequence GTGACCTCGTACGAACCCCATCTGTCCCGGCGTGCCTTCGGCGGGGCGGTCGGCGTGAGCGCCGCCGCGGCGGCCGTCGGAGTCGGCGCTGCCGCCCCCGCCCAGGCCGCCGAGGCCGCGCAGGAGCGGGAGTTCCGCGCCGCGCGCGGGCGGCAGTCCCGGCGTCCCAACATCCTGTTCATCCTGGGCGACGACCTGGGCTGGGCGGACCTGTCCTCATACGGCTCCACGCACATCAAGACCCCCAACCTGGACCGACTGGCCCGCCAGGGCGTCCGGTTCACCGACGCGTACTCGGGCTCCGCGACCTGCTCTCCGACCCGGTTCAGCCTGTACACGGGCCGCTACCCGGCCCGCACCAAGGGCGGGCTGGCCGAGCCGATCGCCGACAAGTCGGCGGGCCTGGAGCCCACCCACCCCACGCTGGCCTCGCTGCTGAAGGAGTCCGGCTACTCCACCGCGCTGATCGGCAAGTGGCACGCGGGCTACCTGCCGGACTACAGCCCGACGAAGTCCGGCTGGGAGGAGTTCTTCGGCAACTTCGGCGGGGCGCTGGAGTACTACTCCAAGCTGGGCCTGGGCGGCGAGTACGACCTCTACGAGGGCGACGCCACCTACCGGGACCTGCGCTACTACACCCGGATCATCACCGAGCGGGCCAGCGAGTACGTCTCGCGCGACCACCACGGCAAGCCGTGGCTGCTGAACCTGAACTTCACCACCCCGCACTGGCCTTGGATCGCCGAGGGGGACACGGAGGAGAGCGCCGAGATCGTCCGCCGGATCAAGGCGGGCGACGCACGGGCGCTGTGGCACCAGGACGGCGGCTCGGTCGAGAAGTACCGGCAGATGGTGGAGGACCTGGACCGGTCGGTCGGCGAGGTGCTGAAGGCGCTGAAGCGCTCCGGGCAGGAGGACAACACCCTGGTCGTGTTCTCCAGCGACAACGGCGGCGAGCGCTTCTCGTACAACTGGCCGCTGTCGGGCAACAAGGCCTCGCTCCAGGAGGGCGGGATCCGGGTGCCGAACATCGTGCGCTGGCCCGCGCGGCTGGACGGCGGGCAGGTCAGCCGCGTCCCGGTGTTCAGCCCGGACTGGACGGCCACGCTGCTGGAGGTGGCCGGGACGCGGCCGCACCCGGCGTACCCGCTGGACGGGGTGAGCCTGGCCGGGTACCTGCTGCGCGGCGAGGAGGTCGCCGGGCGGGACCTGTTCTGGCGGGTCCGCGGGGAGCGGGCCCTGCGGCGCGGCGACTGGAAGTACTACCGCGGCAAGGCGGGCCGGGACCAGCTGTTCAACCTGGCCGGGGACGTCCGCGAGCAGGCCGACAAGGCCGCGCTGGAACCGGCCCGGCTGGCGGAGCTGCGGTCGGCCTGGGAGTCCGTGAACGCGGAACTGCTGCCCTACCCGGCCTGA